The following coding sequences are from one Myxococcales bacterium window:
- a CDS encoding Rnase Y domain-containing protein → MSSSVTLAALVAAAVAAGPALWLGRWRRRRDYEAQARFEANDEAESLCRVAREEARRLVLEAGVRAREEALERRRGAEAPLGAQRRKHEALSLAVAKRDAALAIKRTELDRVRSQMERRAKTVKTREQDVAVARKEFEALHESARRELESRAGLTREEVKKALVAQAVEQATAEAANVVRAAEQLTPGAEHGRMAKRLMGLSIGRFHGHYLTERHLSVISLIDPRRGRANVPTEALEAIAQVAGVHLTLTDEQDAVRLEGLDGVGREVARRSLNRLIKRPARNADDVTRLAQNQKTQLDKELLELGRKAFAALQIPRAHPEIVDLVGRLNYRTSFTQNQWKHAVEAAFLCGMMAEELKLDAKVARRAALMHDIGKALTHEIDGSHAVIGADIARRLGESELVANAIGAHHTDEPFNSPYAFLVAAADALSGARPGARRQTEDNYVGKIADLERIVRGFRDIQEAFAVQGGREVRVYVKEDRVDDLGAIDLSSRLAQTISDEMTFPGQIRVTVIREFRAEENAG, encoded by the coding sequence ATGTCTTCGTCAGTGACCCTGGCCGCCCTCGTGGCGGCCGCCGTCGCTGCGGGCCCGGCGCTATGGCTCGGCCGGTGGCGGCGGCGGCGGGACTACGAAGCTCAGGCGCGCTTCGAAGCCAACGACGAAGCGGAATCGCTTTGCCGCGTGGCGCGCGAGGAGGCGCGGCGTTTGGTTCTGGAGGCGGGGGTGCGTGCACGCGAAGAAGCGCTGGAGCGTCGCCGGGGTGCCGAGGCGCCCCTCGGGGCTCAGCGGCGCAAGCACGAGGCCCTTTCCCTGGCGGTAGCGAAGCGGGACGCGGCGCTCGCCATCAAGCGCACGGAGCTCGATCGGGTTCGGTCCCAGATGGAACGACGTGCAAAGACCGTCAAGACACGCGAGCAGGACGTGGCGGTGGCGCGGAAAGAGTTCGAGGCGCTCCATGAGTCCGCGCGCCGTGAGCTGGAAAGCCGAGCGGGACTCACGCGTGAGGAGGTGAAAAAGGCGCTGGTGGCCCAAGCGGTGGAGCAGGCTACGGCCGAAGCTGCGAATGTGGTGCGGGCCGCCGAGCAGCTTACGCCCGGCGCCGAACACGGCAGGATGGCGAAGCGCCTCATGGGGCTCAGCATCGGGCGCTTTCACGGCCACTACCTGACCGAACGGCACCTTTCCGTCATCTCCCTGATCGATCCCCGCAGGGGCCGTGCGAACGTACCCACCGAGGCCCTGGAGGCGATCGCCCAGGTGGCAGGCGTACACCTGACCCTCACGGACGAGCAAGACGCGGTTCGTCTCGAGGGACTCGACGGGGTGGGGCGCGAGGTGGCTCGGCGCAGCCTGAACCGCTTGATCAAGCGTCCTGCGCGCAACGCCGACGATGTCACGCGCCTGGCGCAGAACCAAAAGACGCAGCTCGACAAAGAACTGCTGGAGCTTGGTCGAAAAGCGTTCGCGGCACTTCAGATCCCACGCGCTCATCCCGAGATCGTGGATCTGGTCGGGCGGCTGAACTATCGGACGAGCTTCACCCAGAACCAGTGGAAGCACGCGGTGGAGGCGGCGTTCCTCTGCGGCATGATGGCCGAGGAGCTCAAGCTCGACGCCAAGGTGGCGCGGCGGGCGGCGCTGATGCACGACATCGGCAAGGCGCTCACCCACGAGATCGATGGCTCTCACGCGGTGATCGGCGCCGACATCGCGCGGCGCCTGGGCGAGTCCGAGCTGGTGGCCAACGCCATTGGGGCTCACCATACGGACGAGCCCTTCAATAGCCCCTACGCCTTTTTGGTCGCTGCCGCCGATGCCCTGTCGGGTGCGCGCCCCGGGGCGCGGCGGCAAACAGAGGACAATTACGTCGGTAAGATCGCCGATCTCGAGCGCATCGTGCGAGGCTTCCGCGACATCCAGGAGGCCTTCGCCGTTCAGGGCGGGCGTGAGGTGCGCGTGTATGTCAAAGAAGATCGTGTGGACGACCTGGGGGCGATCGACCTTTCGTCTCGGCTGGCGCAGACCATCTCCGACGAGATGACCTTCCCCGGACAGATCCGCGTGACCGTGATTCGCGAGTTTCGGGCCGAAGAAAACGCCGGGTAA
- a CDS encoding ABC-2 family transporter protein: protein MQGFRRYGALLAVQARVSAALAMQYRLDFIFKGIMSLFWLAVTLVPLLVVFEQRETMVGWTFPDALVVIGWFVLLKGILEGGVTPSLTLVTEGIRTGTFDFILMKPADTQFLVSTARFEPWRMVDLLGALAVFVYAFVLLGHPPSVASLAKAALLLVVAVALLYSVWILVVSASFYVVRVDNLSYLMTSLFDAGRWPVTVFRGLLQVLFTVVFPLALMTTYPALALLGRLTLVNALLCVAGGLVFTWLARRTWLRALRSYTSASS from the coding sequence ATGCAGGGGTTCAGACGATACGGGGCCCTGCTTGCCGTTCAGGCGCGCGTCTCGGCGGCGCTGGCCATGCAGTACCGTCTCGATTTCATCTTCAAGGGCATCATGTCCCTGTTCTGGCTCGCAGTGACCCTCGTGCCCCTGCTGGTCGTCTTCGAGCAAAGGGAGACGATGGTCGGCTGGACTTTCCCCGACGCGCTGGTCGTGATCGGCTGGTTCGTCTTGCTCAAGGGCATCCTCGAGGGAGGCGTCACACCCAGCCTCACGTTGGTGACGGAGGGGATCCGCACCGGCACCTTCGACTTCATCCTGATGAAGCCCGCTGACACGCAATTCCTCGTATCCACCGCCCGCTTCGAGCCCTGGCGCATGGTCGATCTGCTGGGCGCCCTGGCGGTGTTCGTTTACGCCTTCGTTCTCCTGGGCCACCCGCCCAGCGTGGCCTCCCTGGCCAAGGCCGCATTGCTGCTGGTGGTGGCCGTGGCGTTGCTCTATTCCGTCTGGATTCTCGTGGTGAGCGCTTCGTTCTACGTGGTGCGCGTCGACAACCTCAGCTACCTCATGACCTCGCTCTTCGATGCGGGCCGCTGGCCCGTCACGGTGTTCCGCGGCCTGCTGCAGGTGCTCTTCACCGTGGTGTTTCCGCTGGCGCTCATGACCACGTACCCAGCGCTGGCGCTGCTGGGACGCCTCACCCTGGTGAACGCCCTCCTCTGTGTGGCGGGCGGATTGGTGTTTACGTGGCTGGCGCGCCGCACCTGGCTCCGCGCCCTGCGCAGCTACACCTCCGCCAGCTCGTAA
- a CDS encoding ABC-2 family transporter protein produces the protein MWRSLRAYPALLRVGLAEMVAYRAEFLVWILTTNMPLVMMGLWTAVAASGPVGRFGQRDFVTYYLAVLVVRIVTNNWLVWEMTMDIRQGALATRLLRPISPLVQYSAEHIAAVPIRMLMVSPVVAVLIYVGGDPLLFGSFGRAAVFAFSLLGAWLILFFTMLTIGSLAMFVESALSIFDMWLAIHFVLSGYLFPLELLPTWVTPLSRALPFRYMLAFPVETWIGKLSLLDATRDLGIQWLFVAGMASLAAVTWRQGLRRFIAFGG, from the coding sequence ATGTGGCGTAGCCTGCGCGCGTATCCCGCCCTGTTGCGCGTGGGGCTGGCGGAGATGGTCGCGTACCGGGCCGAGTTCCTCGTGTGGATCCTGACCACGAACATGCCCCTCGTGATGATGGGTCTGTGGACGGCCGTCGCCGCCAGCGGCCCGGTGGGACGCTTTGGGCAGAGGGACTTCGTCACCTACTACCTGGCCGTTCTGGTGGTTCGTATCGTCACGAACAACTGGCTGGTATGGGAGATGACCATGGACATCCGCCAGGGGGCTCTCGCCACGCGCCTCTTGCGCCCCATCTCGCCGCTCGTTCAATACAGCGCCGAGCACATCGCAGCCGTTCCCATCCGCATGCTGATGGTCTCACCGGTCGTGGCCGTACTCATCTACGTGGGCGGAGACCCGCTGCTCTTCGGCAGCTTTGGGCGAGCAGCCGTGTTCGCCTTTTCGCTGCTTGGCGCCTGGCTCATCCTGTTCTTCACGATGCTGACGATCGGCTCGCTGGCGATGTTCGTCGAGAGCGCCTTATCGATCTTCGACATGTGGCTGGCCATACACTTCGTGCTCTCGGGCTACCTCTTTCCCCTCGAACTGCTCCCGACCTGGGTCACACCCCTATCGCGAGCCCTGCCCTTTCGCTACATGTTGGCGTTCCCGGTAGAGACCTGGATCGGCAAGCTCTCGCTGCTCGATGCCACACGCGATCTCGGCATCCAGTGGCTCTTCGTGGCGGGCATGGCAAGCCTCGCGGCCGTGACCTGGCGCCAGGGTCTGCGACGCTTCATCGCCTTCGGTGGATGA
- a CDS encoding ATP-binding cassette domain-containing protein — protein MIELASLSKTYRVHKRPPGVWAALKSVFHREFRTVEALHDLSFSIAAGERVGFLGPNGAGKTTTLKILSGLLHPTSGEARVFGHKPQAREVAFLKAITLVMGQKQQLLWDLPPSETYAMNRAIYDLPKDEAKQTLKTLVELLEIEDLIGKPTRQLSLGERMKCELAAALLHKPKVLFLDEPTIGLDVAMQARMRQFVRKYNEEFGATVLLTSHYMEDVAALCPRVVVIDKGRLIYDGELKTLVRRIRPDRRLTVGLASPVTLEAVTPLGTVLTRDEGRVVVSVSADRVNESVKYAFAHLPVADLSIEDPPLEDVMRELFQQAHVDNSARRARSPDVA, from the coding sequence GTGATCGAGCTCGCGTCCCTCAGCAAGACCTACCGCGTCCACAAGCGGCCGCCGGGTGTATGGGCCGCCCTCAAGTCGGTGTTCCACCGCGAGTTCCGCACGGTCGAGGCGCTCCACGACCTTTCGTTCTCGATCGCGGCTGGCGAGCGGGTGGGCTTTTTGGGGCCTAACGGCGCCGGCAAGACCACCACGCTCAAGATCCTGTCCGGCCTCTTGCACCCTACCTCGGGTGAGGCCCGCGTGTTCGGACACAAGCCCCAGGCCCGCGAGGTCGCCTTCCTCAAGGCCATCACGCTGGTGATGGGGCAAAAACAGCAGCTCTTGTGGGATCTGCCTCCGTCAGAGACCTACGCCATGAACCGGGCAATCTACGACCTGCCCAAAGACGAAGCGAAGCAGACGCTCAAGACCTTGGTCGAGCTTTTGGAGATTGAAGACCTCATCGGGAAACCCACCCGACAGTTGTCGCTTGGTGAGCGCATGAAGTGCGAGCTGGCGGCAGCGCTCCTGCACAAGCCCAAGGTTCTGTTTCTCGACGAGCCCACCATCGGGCTCGACGTGGCGATGCAGGCCCGCATGCGCCAGTTCGTGCGCAAATACAACGAGGAGTTCGGGGCCACCGTGCTGCTCACGAGCCACTACATGGAAGACGTGGCGGCCCTGTGCCCGCGCGTGGTGGTCATCGACAAGGGGCGCCTCATCTACGACGGGGAACTCAAGACCCTGGTGCGCCGGATCCGACCCGATCGGCGATTGACGGTAGGCCTGGCCTCGCCCGTTACGCTCGAGGCCGTGACGCCCCTGGGCACGGTGTTGACGCGCGACGAAGGCCGGGTGGTCGTGTCGGTTTCAGCCGACCGCGTGAACGAGTCCGTCAAGTACGCCTTCGCCCACTTGCCCGTGGCCGATCTTTCAATCGAGGATCCCCCTCTCGAGGACGTGATGCGGGAGCTGTTCCAGCAGGCACACGTCGACAATTCCGCGCGGCGGGCGAGGTCCCCTGATGTGGCGTAG
- a CDS encoding ROK family protein, giving the protein MRIGIDLGGTKIEALAIDDAGRELCRVRRPTPKDAYESLIGALAATVAEVEATTGARGTVGLGIPGTISPATGLVKNSNILSLIGKALDHDLAAALDRRVRVANDANCFALSEAADGAAAPGHFPPVGERPRVVFGVILGTGTGGGIVVDGRILEGPDGVSGEWGHMPLPWPEPDELTLPPCWCGLRGCTELFLSGTGMASDHRRVTGQELSAAAIAKAALDGDARAEATLARFEARLARGLAAIVNILNPDVIVLGGGVSNVARLYESVPRLWTSFVFSDVISTKLVKAAHGDASGVRGAAWLWPVGSQV; this is encoded by the coding sequence ATGCGGATTGGAATCGATCTCGGGGGAACGAAGATTGAAGCGTTGGCGATCGACGATGCAGGTCGGGAACTGTGCCGTGTTCGGCGTCCCACACCCAAAGACGCCTACGAGAGCCTGATCGGTGCGCTCGCCGCAACCGTAGCCGAGGTCGAGGCGACCACCGGCGCTCGCGGCACAGTAGGCCTCGGGATTCCTGGCACGATCTCCCCGGCCACCGGGCTCGTGAAGAACTCGAACATCCTTTCCCTCATCGGAAAGGCGCTCGACCACGATCTCGCGGCGGCGCTCGATCGCCGCGTGCGCGTGGCCAACGACGCCAACTGCTTTGCCCTCTCCGAGGCAGCGGACGGGGCCGCGGCGCCCGGACACTTTCCTCCCGTGGGCGAACGACCGCGCGTGGTGTTTGGGGTGATCCTCGGTACCGGAACGGGCGGAGGCATCGTGGTCGACGGGCGCATCCTCGAGGGCCCCGATGGCGTCAGCGGCGAATGGGGACACATGCCGCTGCCCTGGCCGGAGCCGGACGAGCTGACCCTGCCGCCTTGCTGGTGCGGGCTGCGTGGCTGCACCGAGCTTTTCCTCTCGGGCACGGGCATGGCGTCGGACCATCGGCGCGTTACGGGCCAAGAACTGTCGGCGGCTGCCATTGCCAAAGCAGCCCTGGACGGCGACGCACGCGCCGAGGCCACCCTCGCGCGCTTCGAGGCTCGCCTGGCCCGCGGGCTCGCCGCCATCGTCAACATCCTCAACCCCGACGTGATCGTGCTCGGCGGAGGCGTCTCGAACGTCGCGAGACTGTACGAATCGGTGCCCCGCCTTTGGACATCCTTCGTGTTCTCCGACGTTATCAGCACCAAGCTCGTCAAGGCCGCCCACGGCGACGCGAGCGGGGTGCGTGGGGCCGCGTGGCTGTGGCCCGTGGGCAGCCAGGTGTGA
- a CDS encoding FHA domain-containing protein: MPVYVSEYAAELRTLGHQVFAVRYPCPVLVVKGVSGNLKDSSGKGGTLVTEDIMDHLRQASLLIGRVFLLRKGRGAAPGPVTIGRTAGNDVPIPEYSISQRHCMVRLELQGALLSDTGSTNGTFVDGTRLLPQKPVLLGDGTEITLGRFVFVFHTAAGFSAMLATQS, encoded by the coding sequence ATGCCCGTCTACGTGTCCGAGTACGCGGCCGAGCTCAGAACCTTGGGCCATCAGGTGTTCGCCGTTCGCTACCCCTGCCCAGTCCTCGTCGTCAAGGGGGTGAGCGGTAACTTGAAAGATTCGAGTGGCAAGGGGGGCACGCTGGTCACGGAGGACATCATGGACCACTTGCGTCAGGCGAGCCTCCTGATTGGCCGGGTGTTTCTTCTGCGCAAGGGGCGCGGGGCCGCTCCCGGGCCGGTGACGATTGGGCGTACTGCGGGCAACGACGTGCCGATTCCCGAGTATTCGATCTCGCAGCGACACTGCATGGTGCGGCTCGAGCTCCAAGGCGCGCTTCTCTCCGACACCGGCTCGACCAACGGCACGTTCGTGGATGGCACCCGGCTTTTGCCCCAAAAACCCGTGCTCCTCGGTGACGGCACCGAAATCACCCTGGGCCGCTTCGTGTTCGTGTTTCACACGGCAGCGGGCTTCTCGGCGATGCTCGCCACGCAATCCTGA
- a CDS encoding tetratricopeptide repeat protein: MNHDWHSRALAALARGDALAAEALARAAMTPGDAEPALVLGVALQSRNDHPGAVVALQDAYTAAPSSVPVRHHLALSHRALGNLVEAESLWRSVLHDAPRTTQAQAALGNLLRQRALAGEESGRCLAEARTLHERAFTEAPDEPGHAHNLFSTLAAAGAFAEASRLFVRAASQRQDAAHLHELAARALVRTGHFAEAQAHAEQALRLAPSQTNARISLATAAKELGQTDRAEAELEAACREAPGPTVAAFNLAQLRCYRGRWAEGFAGFAADRAHQVAQGTLEAPGGARLWGGQPAPDAHLLLVCEQGLGDTLQFIRYAACARALTGRVTVVPPRGFPPGRPWLASLLRSVPGVDEVVAPGAPWPRAELFVPLFSLPHVCGPLPERLFAPATYLQAEPRRVAEWAAQLGPADGRLRVAVAWQGNPQYQADARRSAPLAAFAPLVAQAGGRVRWLSVQKNHGREQLAALAREGGLAAIEDWGARLDEGPEAFIDTAAFLMNVDGLVSTDTALPHLAGALGRPTSLLLAHVPDWRWQERGTRSPFYPSLQLFRQAAPGDWASALARVAHALSNQAAGR; this comes from the coding sequence ATGAACCACGACTGGCACAGCCGGGCGCTCGCAGCGCTGGCCCGCGGAGATGCCCTTGCGGCCGAGGCGCTCGCACGCGCCGCGATGACACCGGGAGATGCCGAACCCGCCCTGGTGCTGGGCGTCGCCCTACAAAGCCGCAATGACCACCCGGGCGCCGTGGTGGCCCTGCAGGACGCGTACACCGCGGCCCCCTCGTCGGTGCCCGTACGCCACCATCTGGCGCTCTCGCACCGCGCCCTCGGGAACCTCGTCGAGGCCGAGAGCTTGTGGCGCAGCGTCCTTCATGACGCCCCGCGCACCACGCAGGCTCAGGCGGCCCTCGGAAACCTGCTGCGGCAACGCGCCCTCGCCGGTGAGGAAAGCGGTCGGTGCCTCGCAGAGGCGCGCACCCTCCACGAGCGCGCATTCACGGAAGCCCCCGACGAACCCGGACACGCCCACAACCTGTTCTCGACGCTGGCGGCCGCCGGGGCCTTCGCGGAAGCCTCTCGCCTCTTCGTGCGGGCCGCGAGCCAACGCCAAGACGCCGCGCACCTCCACGAGCTCGCAGCGCGCGCCCTGGTAAGAACCGGGCACTTCGCCGAGGCGCAGGCTCACGCGGAGCAGGCGTTGCGGCTCGCGCCTTCCCAGACGAACGCCCGCATCAGCTTGGCGACCGCCGCCAAGGAGCTCGGTCAGACGGACCGGGCCGAGGCCGAACTCGAAGCCGCCTGTCGCGAGGCCCCGGGCCCTACGGTGGCGGCGTTCAATCTCGCGCAGCTGCGGTGCTATCGCGGGCGGTGGGCGGAAGGTTTCGCGGGCTTTGCCGCCGACCGCGCGCACCAGGTCGCCCAGGGCACGCTGGAGGCTCCCGGGGGCGCACGCTTGTGGGGCGGTCAGCCCGCCCCGGACGCCCACCTCCTGCTCGTCTGCGAACAAGGTCTCGGCGATACACTCCAGTTCATCCGTTACGCCGCCTGCGCACGGGCTCTCACGGGCCGGGTCACCGTGGTGCCTCCGCGGGGGTTCCCACCCGGGCGCCCCTGGCTGGCCAGCTTGCTGCGCAGCGTTCCGGGCGTGGACGAGGTGGTGGCGCCGGGAGCGCCCTGGCCCCGCGCTGAGCTTTTTGTACCGCTGTTCAGCCTTCCCCACGTGTGCGGCCCCCTGCCAGAACGGCTCTTCGCGCCCGCAACGTACCTGCAAGCCGAGCCTCGGCGGGTGGCTGAGTGGGCCGCGCAGCTCGGACCCGCCGACGGCCGGCTCCGCGTGGCAGTGGCCTGGCAAGGCAACCCCCAGTATCAGGCCGATGCCCGCCGCTCAGCGCCGCTGGCTGCGTTCGCCCCCCTCGTCGCCCAGGCCGGGGGCCGGGTGCGTTGGCTGTCCGTCCAGAAAAACCACGGCCGCGAGCAGCTCGCCGCCTTGGCGCGGGAAGGAGGCCTCGCCGCCATCGAGGATTGGGGAGCGCGCCTCGACGAGGGCCCCGAAGCGTTCATCGACACCGCTGCCTTTCTGATGAACGTGGATGGCCTCGTGTCCACCGATACGGCCCTGCCTCACCTGGCGGGCGCGCTGGGACGCCCCACATCGCTGCTGCTCGCGCACGTTCCCGACTGGCGCTGGCAGGAACGGGGAACCCGATCGCCGTTTTACCCGTCCCTGCAGCTCTTTCGTCAAGCGGCGCCCGGCGATTGGGCAAGCGCCCTCGCGCGCGTCGCGCACGCGCTTTCGAACCAAGCAGCCGGGCGCTGA